A genomic window from Cucumis melo cultivar AY chromosome 8, USDA_Cmelo_AY_1.0, whole genome shotgun sequence includes:
- the LOC103484315 gene encoding nuclear transcription factor Y subunit A-7, whose amino-acid sequence MTSSVHDYSDNGEADEQRKYSESQNHSSSVINGLNQPTPNQYVASPQVGAGHSMVPPAYPYPDPYYRSIFTPYDAQPYPPQPYGGQPMVHLQLMGIQQAGVPLPTDAVEEPVFVNAKQYHGILRRRQSRAKAESENKALKSRKPYLHESRHLHALRRARGCGGRFLKSNKNENHQNEVASGDKSQPNINLNSDRSDLASSEN is encoded by the exons ATAATGGTGAGGCTGATGAGCAGCGAAAGTACTCTGAATCTCAGAATCATTCTTCATCAGTTATAAATGGACTAAATCAACCAACCCCAAATCAGTATGTAGCATCTCCCCAAGTTGGGGCAGGACATTCTATG GTACCCCCTGCTTATCCATATCCAGATCCTTATTACAGAAGCATCTTCACTCCCTATGATGCTCAACCATATCCTCCACAGCCCTATGGTGGGCAACCTATG GTTCATCTTCAATTAATGGGAATTCAGCAAGCTGGGGTTCCTTTGCCAACAGATGCAGTTGAGGAGCCTGTTTTTGTCAATGCTAAACAGTATCATGGCATTTTACGACGCAGACAGTCCCGTGCAAAAGCTGAATCAGAAAATAAAGCTCTAAAGTCTAGGAAG CCATACTTGCATGAATCTCGACATCTACACGCGTTGAGGAGAGCTAGAGGTTGTGGTGGACGGTTtctcaaatcaaataaaaacgaaaatcATCAAAATGAGGTGGCATCAGGTGATAAATCACAGCCAAATATAAATCTGAATTCTGACAGAAGTGATCTTGCTTCTTCAGAGAACTGA
- the LOC103484317 gene encoding homeobox-leucine zipper protein ATHB-14-like: MALVIHKDTSNKQMDSSKYVRYTPEQVEALERVYAECPKPSSLRRQQLIRECPILSNIEPKQIKVWFQNRRCREKQRKESSRLQSVNRKLSAMNKLLMEENDRLQKQVSHLVYENGFMRQQLHSASGTTTDNSCESVVMSGQPQQQQNPNPQHPNRDVNNPAGLLAVAEETLAEFLSKATGTAVDWVQMIGMKPGPDSIGIVAVSRNCSGVAARACGLVSLEPTKVAEILKDRLSWYRDCRCLNVLSVIPTGNGGTIELIYMQTYAPTTLAAARDFWTMRYTTSLEDGSLVVCERSLSSSSGGPAGPPPSTFVRAEMLPSGYLIRACEGGGSIIHIVDHIDLDVWSVPEVLRPLYESSKILAQKITIAALRHIRQIAQETNGEIQCTGGRQPAVLRTFSQKLCRGFNDAVNGFADDGWSPMGSDGVEDVTILINTSANKFSGSQYNTSLYPSFGGGVMCAKASMLLQNVPPALLVRFLREHRSEWADYGVDAYSAASLKASPYAVPCARPGGFPSSQVILPLATTVEHEEFLEVVRLEGLAFSPEDVALAGRDMYLLQLCSGVDENAVGACAQLVFAPIDESFADDAPLLPSGFRVIPLDPKTDEPTAARTLDLASTLEVGANAARSAGETDLSSYNLRSVLTIAFQFTFENHLQENVAAMARQYVRSVVGSVQRVAMAISPSRLSSNMGLKPLPGSPEALTLARWICRSYRIHVGAELLQADSQSGDAMLKQLWHHSDAIMCCSVKTNASAVFTFANQAGLDMLETTLVGLQDIMLDKILDEAGRKILCSEFPKIMQQGFANLPSGICVSSMGRPISYEQAVAWKVLNDDDSNHCLAFMFINWSFV, encoded by the exons ATGGCGCTAGTTATCCACAAAGATACATCAAACAAACAAATGGATTCAAGCAAATACGTACGTTATACACCCGAGCAAGTTGAGGCATTAGAGAGAGTTTATGCAGAATGTCCAAAGCCTAGTTCTCTCAGAAGGCAGCAGCTCATTAGAGAGTGCCCAATCCTTTCTAACATTGAGCCTAAACAGAtcaaagtttggtttcaaaATCGCAG ATGCCGTGAGAAGCAGCGGAAGGAATCATCTCGCCTCCAGAGCGTAAACAGAAAGTTGTCTGCGATGAACAAATTGTTAATGGAGGAGAATGACCGTTTACAGAAGCAGGTGTCCCATTTGGTCTACGAGAATGGCTTTATGCGTCAGCAACTGCATAGT GCATCTGGGACGACTACAGACAATAGCTGTGAGTCTGTAGTCATGAGCGGTCAGCCTCAACAACAGCAAAACCCAAATCCTCAGCATCCTAATAGGGATGTTAACAACCCAGCTGG TCTTCTCGCGGTAGCTGAGGAGACCCTGGCAGAGTTCCTTTCCAAGGCTACAGGAACTGCTGTCGACTGGGTCCAGATGATTGGGATGAAG CCTGGTCCGGATTCTATTGGAATCGTTGCTGTTTCCCGCAATTGCAGTGGGGTAGCAGCACGAGCCTGTGGTCTTGTTAGTCTAGAGCCGACAAAG GTTGCAGAAATTCTCAAAGATCGCCTTTCATGGTATCGTGACTGCCGCTGTCTTAATGTTTTAAGTGTAATTCCTACAGGAAATGGAGGAACAATAGAGCTCATATATATGCAG ACTTATGCTCCAACGACATTAGCAGCAGCACGTGACTTCTGGACGATGAGATATACAACAAGTTTAGAAGATGGCAGTCTAGTG GTTTGTGAGAGGTCATTATCTTCTTCAAGTGGTGGCCCTGCAGGGCCTCCGCCATCTACTTTTGTAAGAGCTGAGATGCTTCCTAGTGGCTATTTAATACGAGCATGCGAGGGGGGTGGATCAATTATTCACATTGTTGATCACATTGATTTGGAT GTTTGGAGTGTCCCTGAAGTTCTTAGGCCACTTTATGAGTCATCCAAGATTCTTGCTCAGAAAATAACAATTGCT GCATTGCGTCATATTAGACAAATTGCTCAAGAGACTAATGGAGAAATTCAATGTACTGGCGGACGTCAACCAGCTGTACTACGGACGTTTAGTCAAAAACTCTGCAG GGGTTTCAATGACGCTGTCAATGGGTTTGCTGATGATGGTTGGTCACCTATGGGAAGTGATGGTGTGGAGGATGTGACAATTCTCATAAACACATCAGCAAACAAGTTTTCTGGATCCCAGTATAACACTTCTTTGTATCCCTCTTTTGGTGGAGGAGTTATGTGTGCAAAAGCGTCAATGTTACTTCAG AATGTTCCCCCTGCTTTGCTTGTTCGATTCCTGAGAGAGCATCGGTCTGAGTGGGCTGATTATGGAGTTGATGCCTACTCTGCTGCAAGTTTAAAAGCCAGTCCGTATGCTGTTCCATGTGCAAGGCCTGGTGGCTTCCCTAGCAGCCAGGTTATTTTGCCTCTTGCTACTACTGTGGAGCATGAGGAG TTTTTGGAGGTGGTTCGACTGGAGGGTCTTGCATTCTCTCCCGAAGATGTTGCTTTGGCTGGACGAGATATGTACTTGTTGCAG CTCTGCAGTGGGGTCGATGAGAATGCTGTTGGAGCTTGCGCTCAGCTTGTGTTTGCACCCATAGATGAATCTTTTGCTGATGATGCTCCACTACTTCCTTCAGGGTTCCGTGTCATACCGCTGGATCCGAAAACG GATGAACCTACTGCTGCTAGAACATTGGATTTAGCATCTACACTTGAAGTTGGTGCCAATGCTGCACGTTCTGCTGGTGAAACTGATTTGAGCAGCTACAACCTTCGTTCAGTCCTGACTATTGCTTTCCAGTTCACCTTTGAGAATCACTTACAGGAAAATGTGGCTGCTATGGCTCGACAATATGTTCGTAGTGTTGTGGGGTCTGTCCAGAGGGTTGCCATGGCCATTTCCCCATCGCGGTTGAGTTCCAATATGGGACTAAAGCCTCTTCCTGGTTCTCCTGAAGCTCTCACTTTGGCTCGATGGATTTGCCGAAGCTACAG GATCCATGTTGGAGCTGAGCTTCTTCAAGCTGATTCCCAGTCTGGGGATGCCATGTTGAAGCAGCTCTGGCACCACTCTGATGCAATCATGTGTTGCTCCGTTAAAACCAAC GCATCTGCTGTGTTCACCTTTGCTAACCAGGCTGGTCTGGATATGCTTGAAACCACACTTGTTGGCCTACAAGATATAATGCTAGACAAAATTCTCGATGAGGCGGGTCGGAAGATTCTCTGCTCTGAGTTCCCCAAAATAATGCAGCAG GGGTTTGCAAATCTTCCCTCTGGCATCTGTGTATCCAGTATGGGTCGTCCCATTTCTTATGAGCAAGCCGTTGCCTGGAAGGTTTTAAATGATGATGATTCCAATCACTGTCTCGCATTCATGTTCATAAACTGGTCCTTTGTTTGA